From the genome of Hydrogenophilus thermoluteolus, one region includes:
- a CDS encoding septal ring lytic transglycosylase RlpA family protein, protein MNVVRLVGMVTAAMVLAACGSPRVKIDVRRGAVNTPAVEPRVEPLRPANARPYTVLGRTYYPMTDFEPYWEEGIASWYGREFHGRPTASGEPYDMFTLTAAHKILPIPSYARVTNLANGRQVVVRVNDRGPFVEGRVIDLSYAAAEALGFANQGTARVRVELLLPDEIAAMQKGAGRPKAAAETAPTAEMASTATPLRVVARPQARDAAGAAAPGPVAEGAVAVDAATTAETGATDALFYLQLGAFAQTENAENFASHLRVQLPNLPVRLLSAGALVRVVAGPFRDATLAQLAADQVVAFLGGTPLVVSARALGAHP, encoded by the coding sequence ATGAATGTCGTGCGACTGGTTGGGATGGTGACGGCTGCGATGGTGTTGGCTGCGTGCGGTTCGCCTCGGGTGAAAATCGACGTGCGCCGCGGCGCAGTGAATACCCCTGCCGTCGAACCTCGTGTCGAACCGTTGCGGCCTGCGAACGCACGGCCCTACACGGTGCTTGGGCGTACCTATTACCCGATGACCGACTTCGAACCCTATTGGGAGGAGGGGATCGCGTCGTGGTATGGGCGCGAATTCCACGGCAGACCGACCGCAAGCGGCGAGCCATATGACATGTTTACTCTGACCGCGGCGCATAAGATCCTACCGATACCGAGCTATGCGCGGGTGACGAACCTGGCGAATGGGCGACAGGTCGTCGTGCGCGTCAATGATCGCGGCCCATTCGTCGAAGGCCGGGTGATCGACCTTTCTTACGCCGCAGCCGAGGCGTTGGGGTTTGCCAACCAAGGAACGGCGCGGGTGCGCGTCGAGTTGCTGTTGCCGGACGAGATCGCCGCGATGCAAAAAGGGGCGGGACGTCCGAAGGCGGCAGCGGAAACCGCGCCGACCGCAGAAATGGCTTCGACAGCCACACCGCTGCGGGTAGTGGCGCGTCCGCAGGCGCGCGACGCAGCGGGCGCTGCGGCACCAGGCCCGGTAGCCGAAGGGGCTGTAGCGGTTGACGCAGCAACGACAGCGGAAACGGGCGCCACCGACGCGCTTTTCTACCTGCAATTGGGTGCGTTTGCGCAAACGGAAAATGCCGAAAATTTCGCGTCCCATTTGCGCGTGCAATTACCGAATTTGCCGGTCCGTTTGCTCAGCGCGGGCGCACTCGTACGGGTGGTGGCAGGCCCGTTTCGCGACGCGACCCTGGCGCAGCTCGCGGCCGATCAGGTCGTCGCCTTTCTGGGTGGGACGCCGCTCGTCGTTTCGGCGCGTGCGCTTGGGGCGCACCCCTGA